The proteins below are encoded in one region of Candidatus Tanganyikabacteria bacterium:
- the queC gene encoding 7-cyano-7-deazaguanine synthase QueC: protein MTSRKAVVLLSGGLDSSTCAYLARSEGFEILALSFDYGQRLRRELDSAVRVAAAVGAAEHVIMTFDLRRFGGSALTADIPVPRHRTAAEIGEGVPVTYVPGRNTIFLAFGLSFAEARGAEALFIGVNALDSSGYPDCRPEFIAAFQEAGRLGTRAGSEGAPIRIVTPLVALTKGDIVKLGMAAGVDHALTWSCYLGGEEPCGSCDSCLLRARGFAEAGVVDPLAR from the coding sequence ATGACTTCCAGAAAGGCCGTGGTCCTGCTCTCGGGCGGACTCGACAGCTCCACCTGCGCCTACCTGGCGCGCTCGGAAGGCTTCGAGATCCTCGCCCTGTCGTTCGACTACGGCCAGCGCCTCCGGCGGGAACTGGATTCCGCGGTACGCGTCGCCGCGGCCGTGGGGGCCGCAGAGCACGTGATCATGACGTTCGACCTCCGGCGCTTCGGCGGTTCGGCCCTGACCGCCGACATTCCCGTACCGCGGCACCGCACCGCCGCGGAAATCGGCGAGGGAGTCCCCGTCACCTACGTCCCGGGCCGCAACACCATCTTCCTGGCCTTCGGCCTGTCGTTCGCCGAGGCGCGAGGCGCCGAAGCGCTCTTCATCGGCGTCAACGCCCTGGACTCGAGCGGCTACCCGGATTGCCGGCCCGAGTTCATCGCCGCGTTCCAGGAGGCCGGCCGCCTCGGGACCCGCGCCGGGTCCGAGGGGGCGCCCATCCGCATCGTCACGCCCCTGGTCGCCCTCACCAAGGGCGACATCGTCAAGCTGGGCATGGCGGCCGGCGTCGACCACGCGCTCACCTGGTCGTGCTATCTCGGCGGCGAGGAGCCGTGCGGGAGTTGCGATTCGTGCCTGCTGCGCGCCCGCGGCTTCGCCGAAGCGGGCGTCGTCGATCCGCTCGCCCGGTAA
- a CDS encoding carboxypeptidase regulatory-like domain-containing protein, with protein sequence MIDQPPRIFPRNALGIGLLACAAGLLSGARTGSDSCAAWDAGKASRLDWLPGPAEAPPGISLYGHAVTSTGRPVAGAEVELQALSPETTGARTKTDSAGRYAFKALPPAVYGLVVSRSGQGSVGPIPVRVFPGMGYDRPQPLQVLVGGLGERPRPLGKAVGAGPTVYGRTLRLPFTIRRLAPDGRLGMLALTGQGVMRLSPERQSAPLVPLAPPVFPRAATLVPGVALLGGPGAPPADLLLATSAGPHGELSRHAPGGARTWCLGLPVSPADLAVSPAGPTWIVGTGNLGDLAALISGAGKPRIAYQLPPGSAGRVALDKGGAAWLAAGTQGAIQFAPGGAVKRKIALPTPVQRVFPTPDGGAWATGGPIATRLDASGRATARLTWGTPIDRPAIDGDGALWFRDGAALVRADGAALTRHPIQGDAVKDAVDMVSEGRRQLWVLAADRRTVSILDLPCDCH encoded by the coding sequence ATGATCGACCAGCCACCCCGTATCTTCCCACGAAATGCACTCGGCATCGGCCTGCTGGCCTGCGCCGCCGGACTCCTCTCGGGCGCCAGGACCGGAAGCGATTCGTGCGCCGCCTGGGACGCGGGAAAGGCAAGCCGCCTGGACTGGCTTCCCGGACCGGCGGAGGCCCCGCCGGGCATCTCGCTGTACGGCCACGCCGTGACCTCGACCGGCCGCCCGGTCGCCGGCGCGGAAGTCGAGTTGCAGGCCTTGAGCCCGGAGACGACCGGCGCCCGCACGAAGACCGACTCGGCCGGCCGCTACGCTTTCAAGGCGCTGCCGCCCGCCGTCTACGGCCTCGTGGTTTCCCGGAGCGGCCAGGGAAGCGTCGGCCCCATCCCCGTGCGGGTCTTTCCGGGAATGGGCTACGATCGCCCCCAGCCCTTGCAAGTCCTGGTGGGCGGCCTGGGCGAGCGGCCGCGCCCGCTCGGCAAGGCGGTCGGCGCAGGCCCGACGGTCTACGGTCGCACGCTCCGCCTGCCATTCACCATCAGGCGCCTGGCGCCGGATGGGCGCCTGGGCATGCTCGCCCTCACCGGCCAGGGAGTGATGCGTCTGAGCCCGGAGCGGCAATCCGCGCCGCTCGTGCCGCTCGCGCCGCCCGTCTTCCCCCGCGCGGCCACCCTCGTGCCGGGAGTGGCGCTGCTCGGCGGCCCCGGCGCGCCGCCCGCCGATCTGCTCCTGGCAACGAGCGCCGGGCCGCACGGCGAACTCTCGCGCCACGCGCCGGGGGGCGCCAGGACCTGGTGCCTGGGCCTGCCGGTCTCCCCCGCCGATCTTGCGGTCTCGCCGGCCGGCCCGACCTGGATCGTGGGCACGGGCAACCTCGGCGATCTCGCGGCCCTGATTTCCGGAGCCGGGAAGCCGCGGATCGCGTACCAGCTACCTCCCGGTTCGGCGGGCCGCGTGGCCCTCGACAAGGGCGGCGCGGCCTGGTTGGCGGCGGGAACCCAGGGCGCGATCCAGTTCGCCCCGGGCGGGGCCGTGAAGCGCAAGATCGCCCTACCCACGCCGGTGCAGCGCGTCTTCCCGACACCCGACGGCGGGGCCTGGGCGACCGGCGGCCCGATCGCGACCCGCCTGGACGCGAGTGGCCGCGCCACGGCCCGCCTCACCTGGGGAACGCCCATCGACCGGCCCGCGATCGACGGGGACGGAGCGCTCTGGTTCCGCGACGGCGCCGCCCTCGTCCGGGCGGACGGCGCGGCGTTGACCCGCCACCCGATCCAGGGGGACGCCGTGAAAGACGCCGTGGACATGGTGTCCGAGGGCCGGCGCCAGCTCTGGGTGCTGGCCGCCGATCGCCGGACCGTCTCCATCCTGGATCTTCCCTGCGACTGCCACTGA
- a CDS encoding 5'-nucleotidase C-terminal domain-containing protein, translated as MRTVEIKVLGTTDVHGHIRPHTYFEGEREQDLGMAKIATLLERERQTCQHVLFVDSGDLLQGSPLIDWFRRNGGAEAVDPMVETLSHLGLAAWGVGNHDFNYGLDLLFKAQKDARYPFVSSNVYWARTPDLVFDPYVIKEVGGVKVGFIGATPPGVVIWDKAHVEGRMEFGDIVTAFALHVPEMKSKGADLVIGLPHTGLGGDGEYGPTYGGYSKGSGLPPENVGLVLAREIEHLDALFLGHTHQPVAMTENGVAIVQAEMGGKRLACVHFVLESWSGGWKVVHKAASTVSTQGVLPHPDVLRLGAAAHEATLEYVSAPIATTRSDWPARNERVEDTPLMDLIHAVQLERTGAQLSAVSAFNTDIGLLAGPVSLAQIAAIYPVENTLVAIRVTGRELREFLEYSARYFAPYQEGSGIFEKDVKGYNFDMVAGVDYEIDITRPVGSRITRLEYLGAPVNDEMTFSFAMNSYRQRGGGGYEMIRSAPVVYSQEENIRELVVDFLRERGAIEPADVFVNNWRIVPPGLIDTETFTYRAAVPVT; from the coding sequence ATGCGCACGGTCGAGATCAAGGTCCTCGGGACCACCGACGTCCACGGGCACATCCGCCCGCACACCTACTTCGAGGGCGAGCGCGAGCAGGATCTCGGCATGGCGAAGATCGCGACCCTGCTCGAACGCGAGCGCCAGACCTGCCAGCACGTGCTGTTCGTGGACTCGGGCGACCTGCTCCAGGGCTCGCCGCTCATCGACTGGTTCCGCCGCAACGGCGGAGCCGAGGCGGTGGATCCCATGGTCGAGACCCTCTCGCACCTGGGCCTGGCGGCGTGGGGCGTCGGCAACCACGACTTCAACTACGGCCTCGACCTGCTGTTCAAGGCCCAGAAGGACGCCCGCTACCCGTTCGTGTCCTCCAACGTCTACTGGGCCCGCACCCCCGACCTGGTCTTCGATCCCTACGTCATCAAGGAGGTCGGCGGGGTCAAGGTCGGCTTCATCGGCGCCACGCCGCCCGGAGTCGTCATCTGGGACAAGGCCCACGTCGAGGGCCGCATGGAGTTCGGCGACATCGTCACGGCCTTCGCCCTGCACGTGCCCGAGATGAAGAGCAAGGGGGCCGACCTGGTCATCGGCCTGCCCCACACGGGGCTCGGCGGCGACGGCGAGTACGGCCCGACCTACGGCGGCTACTCCAAGGGCTCGGGCCTGCCGCCGGAAAACGTGGGCCTGGTGCTGGCAAGAGAGATCGAGCACCTCGACGCCCTCTTCCTCGGCCACACCCATCAGCCGGTGGCCATGACCGAGAACGGCGTCGCGATCGTCCAGGCCGAGATGGGCGGCAAGCGGCTGGCATGCGTCCACTTCGTGCTCGAGTCCTGGAGCGGGGGCTGGAAGGTCGTGCACAAGGCCGCGAGCACCGTTTCGACCCAGGGCGTGCTGCCGCATCCCGACGTCCTGCGCCTCGGCGCGGCCGCGCACGAGGCGACCCTGGAATACGTCAGCGCCCCCATCGCCACGACCCGATCGGACTGGCCGGCCCGCAACGAACGCGTCGAGGACACGCCGCTGATGGACCTCATCCACGCGGTGCAGCTAGAGCGCACCGGCGCCCAGCTTTCGGCGGTGTCGGCGTTCAACACCGACATCGGGCTGCTGGCCGGCCCCGTCTCGCTGGCGCAGATCGCCGCGATCTACCCGGTCGAGAACACCCTGGTGGCCATCCGCGTGACCGGCAGGGAGTTGCGGGAGTTCCTCGAGTACTCAGCCCGCTACTTCGCCCCGTACCAGGAGGGCAGCGGTATCTTCGAGAAGGACGTCAAGGGCTACAACTTCGACATGGTCGCGGGCGTCGACTACGAAATAGACATCACGCGGCCGGTCGGCTCGCGCATCACGCGCCTCGAGTACCTCGGGGCGCCGGTGAACGACGAGATGACCTTCTCGTTCGCGATGAACAGCTACCGGCAGCGCGGCGGCGGGGGCTACGAGATGATCCGCAGCGCCCCGGTCGTGTACAGCCAGGAAGAGAACATCCGCGAGCTAGTCGTGGATTTCCTGCGAGAAAGGGGCGCCATCGAGCCGGCCGACGTGTTCGTCAACAACTGGCGAATCGTGCCGCCGGGCCTCATCGACACCGAGACCTTCACGTATCGTGCGGCGGTGCCGGTAACCTAG
- a CDS encoding site-specific DNA-methyltransferase: MSRGLAAVCREAAPYYRSPDGMFQLFQGDALALLPVLEAAAGADLVFADPPYFLSNGGITCHSGRMVSVHKGGWDRLASIDQMHQFNRAWLEACRDVLQPDGAIWVSGTRHVIFSVGFAMQQLGLKLLNEITWEKPNPPPNLSCRYFTHATETLLWAARGPKSKHTFNYQHMREIAGGKQMKSVWRLQAPGRAEKAHGSHPTQKPLALLERVVLASTRPGDLVVDPFGGSGTTGLAAVRHGRRFVGIDLDPAYLDLAVRRYEATVGS; encoded by the coding sequence ATGAGCCGCGGATTGGCTGCCGTTTGCCGGGAGGCTGCGCCCTACTACCGCTCACCGGACGGGATGTTCCAGCTCTTTCAGGGAGACGCTCTCGCGCTGCTCCCGGTGCTGGAGGCGGCCGCCGGCGCGGATCTGGTCTTCGCCGATCCGCCCTACTTCCTGTCCAACGGCGGCATCACATGCCACAGCGGGCGAATGGTGTCGGTTCACAAGGGCGGCTGGGATCGGCTCGCGTCGATCGACCAGATGCACCAGTTCAATCGCGCCTGGCTCGAGGCCTGCAGGGACGTCCTGCAACCGGATGGCGCCATCTGGGTCTCGGGCACGCGCCACGTCATCTTCTCGGTCGGCTTCGCGATGCAGCAGCTCGGCCTCAAGCTGCTCAACGAGATCACCTGGGAAAAGCCCAACCCGCCGCCCAACCTGAGCTGCCGCTACTTCACCCACGCCACCGAGACGCTACTCTGGGCGGCCAGGGGGCCCAAGAGCAAGCACACCTTCAACTACCAGCACATGCGCGAGATCGCGGGCGGCAAGCAGATGAAGTCGGTGTGGCGCCTCCAGGCGCCGGGCCGCGCCGAGAAGGCGCATGGCAGCCATCCGACCCAGAAGCCGCTGGCCCTGCTCGAACGCGTCGTGCTGGCAAGCACCAGGCCCGGCGACCTGGTCGTGGATCCGTTCGGCGGGAGTGGCACCACGGGGCTGGCGGCCGTGCGGCACGGGCGGCGCTTCGTGGGGATCGACCTCGACCCGGCGTACCTGGATCTG